One region of Manis pentadactyla isolate mManPen7 chromosome 9, mManPen7.hap1, whole genome shotgun sequence genomic DNA includes:
- the LOC118926054 gene encoding U6 snRNA-associated Sm-like protein LSm3 produces the protein MADDIDQQQTTNTVEEPLDLIRLSLDERIYVKMRNDRELRDRLHAYDQHLNMILGDVEEIVTTKEIDEETYEEIDKPTKRNIPMLFVRGHGIVLVAPPLRVG, from the coding sequence ATGGCAGACGACATAGACCAGCAACAAACTACCAACACTGTAGAAGAGCCCCTGGATCTCATCAGGCTCAGCCTGGATGAACGAATTTATGTGAAAATGAGAAATGACAGGGAGCTTCGAGACAGATTACATGCTTATGAtcaacatttaaatatgatattGGGTGATGTGGAAGAAATTGTGACTACTAAAGAAATTGATGAAGAAACATATGAAGAGATAGATAAACCTACAAAACGGAATATTCCGATGCTCTTTGTCCGGGGACATGGTATTGTACTAGTTGCACCTCCATTGAGAGTTGGCTGA